A stretch of the Ornithodoros turicata isolate Travis chromosome 4, ASM3712646v1, whole genome shotgun sequence genome encodes the following:
- the LOC135392126 gene encoding lysophosphatidylserine lipase ABHD12-like has product MLRKRGADTTQERKPSSSPSPKAKPATSMPRRSSRSIWVLLLWSLIAATTFIYIIIPAIFYYCPWIQQSTVFLNFVNIPPFPKLTSPESYGLKCTHNFYIDSDPGVKLGVWHVPPHSESEKCNENRDNWFPGNNPIILYLHGNGGSRAGGHRVALYKVLTRELRAHVVAPDYRGYADSSKTTPTALGIVDDAEAAYRWLRKSVPSGRIIIWGHSLGTGVSVYLVERLSALKSEGPAGLVLEAPFDAVFNVAPHHPLSIFHRYMPYFNAVFVDSIKSEATNFDSIAKVGNLSQSTPVLVLHARDDAMVPFKLGQKLYEALHASRKKGSAEVKLVAFDEKFGYGHKHICDDPGLPALVRQFFTKSFGKA; this is encoded by the exons ATGCTGCGAAAGCGAGGCGCAGATACAACGCAAGAGAGGAAACCCTCGTCATCACCGAGCCCAAAGGCAAAACCAGCCACTTCGATGCCTCGGAGGTCCAGCAGGTCCATATGGGTCCTTCTCCTCTGGAGCTTGATAGCAGCTACAACGTTCATCTACATCATCATCCCTGCCATATTTTACTATTGCCCGTGGATACAGCAGAGTACGGTGTTCCTGAACTTCGTAAACATTCCCCCGTTTCCAAAGCTTACTTCGCCGGAGTCGTACGGACTAAAGTGCACCCACAATTTCTACATTGATTCCGATCCTGGAGTCAAGCTCGGGGTGTGGCATGTACCACCGCACAGTGAGTCC GAAAAATGTAACGAGAATCGAGACAACTGGTTTCCTGGCAACAACCCCATCATCCTCTATCTCCACGGCAACGGTGGGTCACGCGCGGGAGGGCATCGCGTCGCCCTCTACAAGGTCCTCACTCGGGAGCTCCGGGCCCACGTCGTCGCGCCGGACTACCGTGGCTATGCCGACTCCTCCAAGACGACCCCCACCGCCCTCGGGATCGTAGACGATGCGGAAGCTGCCTACCGTTGGCTACGGAAGAGCGTGCCCAGCGGAAGAATCATCATCTGGGGCCACTCGCTCGGCACCGGCGTCTCGGTCTACCTGGTGGAGCGCCTCTCTGCCCTGAAATCCGAAGGCCCGGCGGGTCTCGTCCTGGAGGCTCCCTTCGACGCCGTGTTCAACGTCGCGCCCCACCACCCGCTGTCGATTTTTCACCGCTACATGCCCTACTTCAACGCGGTCTTTGTAGACAGTATTAAAAGCGAAGCGACAAATTTTGACAGTATCGCAAAGGTTGGCAACCTGAGCCAGTCTACGCCGGTGTTAGTCCTGCACGCGCGCGACGACGCCATGGTGCCGTTTAAGTTGGGCCAGAAACTGTACGAGGCGCTTCACGCGTCTCGGAAGAAAGGGTCCGCGGAAGTTAAGTTGGTCGCGTTCGACGAGAAGTTTGGCTACGGTCACAAGCACATTTGCGACGATCCGGGGTTGCCAGCTCTGGTACGGCAGTTTTTCACGAAGTCGTTTGGCAAGGCGTAA